TGTCTTTTTGATTATTGTATTCCAACCGGAAATAAGGAGGGGGTTGGCAAGAATGGGCAAAACACCGTTTTTATTTTGGAGTGAACAGGATGGTGTTATTGACGAGGCTATAAATGCGGTAAATTTCCTTTCAAGAAATAAATACGGAGCATTGATAGTAATTCAACAGGAAGTGGGTTTAAGAGATTATATGGAAAGCGGAGTGACAATTGACGCAAAAGTTTCTTCCGAACTTTTGATTTCTATTTTTACTCCTCATACTCCCTTGCATGATGGCGCGGTTATAATTGAAGATGATAGGATTGTGGCTTCAAACTGTATATTGCCGATAAAAGAAGAAGATTTGGATATACGTCATATGGGTTCAAGGCACCGAGCGGCTCTTACTCTTTGTAAAGAAACAGATGCCGCAATTCTTGTTATATCTGAAGAGACGGGTAAAATTTCATTGGCTTTACGCGGGAGTATAAGGACTAATCTTGATGGAATATCCTTAAGAGATGAACTTGTGAAGTTATCAAGTAAGAAAAATGTCTCTTCAAATAAGTTTTTTGTAAAACGGACAGTTCAGGAGAAGTGATATGAAGCGTATTATAAATAATTTACCTTTTAAAATAATTTCTCTAATTTTATCTCTTGTTCTTTGGCTTTATGTTTCGGGGGAACTCGAACGGGGGTTGTGGTGGAAGATAAAAAAAGTAACATTTTCCGAAATACCGATAAAAATAATGGGATTGCCAAAGAAAGAATTTAATGTGAATATAAAACCGGATAAGGCAGATGTTGTGCTGTATAGTTCCAAACGCAACATAGAAAGTGTAAATCGTGACGATATAATCCTATTCGTGAATTTGAGCAGTCTAACACCTGCAACTTATGAGTTGTCCATAAAAAATATAATCCCGAAAGATTTTAATATCAGTAAGATTGAACCATCCGTAGTAGTTGTTACCATTGGCAAAGAGTCTGTGAATCCGCTTGTCCCCGATACTCTTATCGAAAAAACAGAAGAGCAAGATTTGTTCGACTATCGTTTCTAAAATATATAAATAAATTTTCGGAGGATATATTGCTTAAGTTGGGAGTAAATATAGACCATGTTGCAACATTAAGGCAAGCGCGAAAAACCGTAGAGCCAAGTCCTGTGCAAGCGGCTAAAATTTGCGAACGCGCAGGCGCTGACAGCATTGTTGCGCATCTTCGTGAGGATAGAAGACATATTCAAGACGAAGATGTGCGATTAATCAAAGAAAACATTGGCATAAGATTTAACATGGAGATGGCCGCTACTCCAGAGATTATAGGAATCGCTTGTTTGTTGAAACCATATCAATCCACTCTGGTTCCCGAAAAAAGACAAGAAATCACAACTGAAGGCGGGCTAGATGTAGGTGGTAATAGAGGGTTGATTAAAGATTGCATTTCTTCTTTGAAAAAAAATGGTATCTTGGTCAGTCTTTTTATTGAACCGGTATCCGAACAAATAAAGGTGAGTAAAGAAGTTGGCGCCGATGCAGTTGAACTTCATACCGGAAAATATGCAAATACAAAAGGAGAAGAGCAGAGTAAGGAACTGGAAAAAATAATTGAATCTGCGCATTTTGCTCACACATTGAATTTAAAAGTTTATGCCGGACATGGATTAAATTATGAAAACGTAAAAGCTATTGCTTCGATTTCTTTTATTGAAGAATTAAATATAGGACATTCAATAATTTCAAGAGCAGTTTTTGTCGGCTTGGAAAATGCAGTAAAAGAAATGTTAAATCTACTTAGGAGTTAAAAGTGAAAGTAGTTACTTCTTCCCAAATGCAAGAAATAGATAAAGAAACTATTTTAAGTTATGGTATATCGTCGCTTGTTTTAATGGAAAATGCGGGGAGAAAAGTTAGTAAAGTAGCAGTGAAGATAGTAGAAAAAGGTTCCTCGCTTCGTCGCATAAGTGACCAAAGCTATAGAGCGCCGCGTCTTCCAAAGTCTCCTACGGCGGGCAGGCAGGTGAGAGTTTGCATATGTTGCGGAGGCGGAAACAACGGCGGGGACGGATTAGTTGCGGC
The bacterium DNA segment above includes these coding regions:
- the cdaA gene encoding diadenylate cyclase CdaA codes for the protein MQLSVEEIKQSKPCNYKTNRSGRVYSAKIKKQSTFCPPDYLLFVLLEFLFISNGVNLDFDWVFSYNPNMELGGINIRWQDILEILILSFIIYRFLLFIRGRKAFQVLIGLLVIIFASLVSQILQLQTISWILKNLFVAWAVFLIIVFQPEIRRGLARMGKTPFLFWSEQDGVIDEAINAVNFLSRNKYGALIVIQQEVGLRDYMESGVTIDAKVSSELLISIFTPHTPLHDGAVIIEDDRIVASNCILPIKEEDLDIRHMGSRHRAALTLCKETDAAILVISEETGKISLALRGSIRTNLDGISLRDELVKLSSKKNVSSNKFFVKRTVQEK
- a CDS encoding pyridoxine 5'-phosphate synthase — protein: MLKLGVNIDHVATLRQARKTVEPSPVQAAKICERAGADSIVAHLREDRRHIQDEDVRLIKENIGIRFNMEMAATPEIIGIACLLKPYQSTLVPEKRQEITTEGGLDVGGNRGLIKDCISSLKKNGILVSLFIEPVSEQIKVSKEVGADAVELHTGKYANTKGEEQSKELEKIIESAHFAHTLNLKVYAGHGLNYENVKAIASISFIEELNIGHSIISRAVFVGLENAVKEMLNLLRS